The genomic segment TAACCTGCTGTTCGTTGGCATTGTGATGGCGTTGATACTAGGATTGAACCTGAAAGCCGAGAAACTTGTGCTGATGGAAGCCCTGCTGATGTGTATCATTGCACCTTGTGCCACGGCCGCTGCAGTTGTGACCCAGAAGTTGGGCGGTTCGTTGGAACAGACCACCACCTTTACTTTTCTTTCTAATTTTATCACGGTGCTATTGGTCCCGGTGTGCTTTCCAATGATAGAGAAAGGTGCCGATATCTCGTTTATGAGTGCCTTCTGGAAGATTCTCTATCAGGTTGTTGTGCTATTGGTGGTGCCCATGTTGCTAGCCTATGTGGTGAAACATACCATGCATCGCCTGCATAAAAAAATAGTGAGCATCAAAGACTTGTCGTTCTATCTCTGGGGCTGCTCGCTGATGATTGTGACGGGTACCACTGTGAAGAATATTCTACATGCAGAAGCCTCCGTGTTGTTGCTCGTGGTGATAGCCCTTTTAGGCTTGCTGCTGTGCGTAATCCAGTTTGCCGTTGGTCGCTTCATTGGCCATTTCTTTGGTCGTACACAAGAAGCAGGTCAGGCCCTTGGACAGAAGAATACCGCTTTCGCTATCTGGCTGGGTATCACCTATCTGAATCCGTTGTCGTCAGTGGGCCCAGGTTGCTATATTCTCTGGCAGAACATCATTAACTCTGTTGAGATATGGCAAGAGCGGAAGAAAAACAATATGTAAAATACTTTTTGGTGTTATGAAGTAAAAAGGCGTTATGATAGTTGGAAAAAATGATGAAATTATTTTGATGTTCTGAGTTTTTTCTATATCTTTGCAACAGAATACTAAATCATTGCATATGGGAAAACATACGAGATTTTTGCCTTTTACTCTTCTTGCCGCTGTCTTTGCACTGACTTTTTCGTGCAAAGAGGACAAGTTAGCGCAGGATTTTACGAGTGGACAGGCAGATAGTCTCATCTTTGAAGCAGGTGTTCAGAAGGACTACGAGCACATGGTGTCACTGGTTGACAGTCTTGAGCGCGTGGGAAGTATTTCTGTGATGAATGCAGACCGCTGGCGTGGTACAGCCTACTATAGACAAGGACAGTATCGCTCGGCAGAATTCTACTATAAAAAAGTTATGGACGGCGCTATCGAGACCACGCAGGATTCGTTGGCCTATGTCAAGTCGGCACGCCGTTTGTCTGAATTGCTGTTGATAAAAGGCGACTATGAGGGCTCACTGCGTGTGGCCATGCCTGCCGTTCAGAAATTACAGGAGTCGGGCTACGGCTCGGATATCGACTATGCCATCCTGCTCAATAATATTGGATGCTGTCAACTCTATCTGGGATATGATGAAGAGGCCAAGGAGAGTTTTGCCACAGCTCGCGGCCACTATAAGAACCGCTGGCAGACAGACAGTACCAGTCGCGGTTATCAGGAAGCCGTGCTTGGCACAGTTTACACCAGTCAGGCCTATATCAACACACGACATTTCGCTGAGGCTGCCCAATGGATTGACCGTACAGACTCGTTGCTGACCCTTTATCACGAAATGCCCGATGCCCGTCTCGAATACTTTGACGAATATCGCGGACGTGTTTATATCATGAAAGCTGTGGCCCTGCAAGGCTTGGGTAACCTTGCTGATGCAGCCAAGGCCTATCAGTCGTTCCAAGCTACTGATTTCTCAAAGACAAGTTCTGCCCTGATTTATGCCAACGACTATCTGATGGCAGCCGGACGCTATAAAGAAGCGGCCGACAACTATCAAAACCTGGACAAGATGCTGGCTGAGCACGGCATGCGTGAGTCGCTGGACATCATCCAACTCTTCCTGTTGCCTAAGTTCCGTGCCAATGCGTGGGCATTGCGTCGCGACTCAGCAGTGGCAGTGGGCATGCACCTCTGTGATGCCTTGGACAGTGCCATCGTCAAGAATAAATCGAACGATGCTGCTGAGTTGGCCACCATCTATGAAACACAGCAGAAAGAGGCTCAGATAGCCATGCAGCAAGCCAATATGGCTCGCCAGCGTATGTTCAGTTCGTTGGTGGCTCTGGCACTGGTAATCATCTCCTTCTCTATCATTATCTTCTTCCGCATTCGTGCTGCCAAGCGCCTGAAGAATGCTCACCGTCAGTTGGAAGAGGCACACGAGAAGTTGCAGGTGGCCTACGACCAGTTGGAAGAGACGACAGCGGCCAAGGAAAGAATAGAAAGTGAGCTCCGCATTGCCCGCGACATCCAGATGTCGATGGTGCCGCAGCATGCCCCTGAGCGTCAGGGATTGGATCTGCATGCCTCGATGATCACGGCCAAGGAGGTGGGTGGCGATTTGTATGGCTATCTCCTGGAGGGCGACTCGCTATACTTCTGCATAGGCGACGTGAGTGGTAAGGGCGTTCCTGCATCGCTCTTTATGGCTCAGGCCACTCGACTGTTCCGCACTATGGCATCGCAGCACATGATGCCAGCCGAGATTGCCACTCGTATGAATGCAGCGCTGACTGAAAACAATGAGCAGGGCATGTTTGTTACCATGTTTATGGGTCTGCTTAATCTGAAGACAGGTAAGTTGAACTTCTGCAATGCAGGACATAATCCTCCATTGGTGATGGATAGCCCCTTGTCAGCTGTTACTGATAGAAACTATCCTTTCCGTTATTTGGAGATGGAACCCAATGCGCCTATTGGCTTGTGGCCAGAGTTGGAGTTCGTTGGCGAAGAGATTGAGAACCTGAAAGGCCGTCCAATGGTGTTCTATACCGATGGACTGACAGAGGCAGAGAACAAACAGCAAGAACAGTTCGGCGAGGAGCGTCTGCAGGATTTGTTGTGTCATAACGTACTTACCAGTGCCAGGGATGTAGATGCTTTCCTGAAGAGAGAAGTGGAGAAGTTCCGTGATGGTGCTGAGATCAACGACGATATGACACTGCTTTGCATGCTGATAGAATAATGAATCAAAATAAAAGTGACTTGGTTTGCATTCAAAACCAAGTCACTTTTATTTTGTATCTATATTACTTTGTCTTGTTATCTATGTTGTTCTCTTAGTCAAACTATATTGTTTTGCTGAGTAGTTCAATCATGATTTTTGCAGCGTTCTTAGGCGCATTCTCTTTGCCAAGGCGAGCCCACACCTCCTGGTAGCCTGCCAGCATGCGCTCACGCTCAGAACCACTGAGGATAGCCTCGAGATTCGTCTCGATGTTCTGCTGTGAGAAGGTGTCGGCAACCAGTTCTGGCACCACCTCGCTGTCGGCAATGAGGTTCACAAGTGATACGTATTTCACCTTCAGAATCTTCTTTCTAAGCCAGCCAATGAGTTGGGGTAGGGGCGTTTCGTAGCACACCACCTGGGGAACGCCGAAGAGAGCAGTCTCTAATGTGGCAGTGCCACTGGTAACCAAGGCTGCATGCGACTTGCTGAGCAGGTCGAAGGTCTGGTTCTTTACTAGTCGCACACCAGTACCACCGATAAACTGGTTGTAATATTCCTCGTCGATACCAGGCGCACCTGCCAATACCAGTTCGTAGTTTTTCTCGAATTTCCGTGCAGCCCTAATCATCGTGGGCAGATTGTCCTTGATTTCCTGGCGACGCGAGCCGGCCAGCAAGGCAATAATAGGCTTTTCACCTCTTGGCTCTTCCTTCTTGTCTTTTTCCTTGAGGAACTCCTTTATCTCGTCGGCAGTGGGATTGCCCACATAGTGAATGGGGTAGTGATGTTTTCCTTCGAAGAAGTCCACCTCGAAAGGCAGAATGGAGAAGAGTTCGTCAACATCGCGTTTGATGTTCTTGATGCGATACTCCTTCCATGCCCATATCTTTGGCGAGATATAATAATAAACAGGAATCTGTGTGTTGGCTTTAACGTACTTCGCAATGTCGAGGTTAAAGCCTGGATAGTCTACGAGAATCACCACGTTGGGCTGCCATGTCACAATGTCGTGCTTGGCTTGGCGCATGTTGCGCAGGATGGTGGGCAGATGAAGTAACACAGGTACAAAGCCCATGTATGCCAACTCGCGGTAGTGCTTCACCATGGTGCCGCCGGCCGCCAGCATCTGGTCGCCGCCGTAGAAACGGAACTCAGCCTCAGGGTCTTGTTCCTTGAGGGCTCTCATCAGTCGTGAGGCGTGTAGGTCGCCTGAGGCCTCGCCAGCTATCAGGTAGTATTTCATTGTTCCCAATCTTCTTTCTGTTTCAGAAACTCATAGGCTGTCACGTCAATCTGTGTGGGCGTGATGGCCACATATCCATTGTCCAGGGCCCAGCGATCGGTGTCCTGCTGTTCTGGTTCTTCGTTGCGATAGTGGCCCACCATCCACCAATAGTCGTAACCACGTGGATGATGACATAGTGTGGTCTCGTTATTCCATGAGCCAATGGCCATGCGACACATCTTTACTCCTTTATACGATGTGCCTTTAGGGAAGTTGATGTTCAGGCAGATGCCCTTTGGAAGCCCTTCGTTCAGTACTTTCTCTGTAAACTTGCGGATATAGGGGCGTAAAGGCTCGAAGTCGGCGTCGTCGTGGTTGTCGCACAGCGAATAAGCCACCGAGGGAATAAACTTTAGGCATCCTTCCAATGTGACGCCCATGGTGCCGCTGTAGTGCGTGTTCACCGATGCGTTGTCGCCGTGGTTGATGCCGCCAATTACCATCTGGGGCATGCGCTGACAGATATTGGCCAGAGCCATCTTGACACAGTCAACGGGCGTGCCGTTACACGACCATATCTCAATGCCTTCGCTCTTCTTTTGAAGGGTGAGTCTAAGGGGTGTGGTGGCACTGAAGGCACATGAGAATCCTGAGCGGGCTGAGTCGGGCGCACATACGATAATGTCGGCTATGTCACGTAGCATGTCAACAAGGCAACGTATGCCTTTGGCCTGAAAGCCATCGTCGTTGGAAATCAATATCAGGGGTCTTTCTGTCATTCTTTTTGTAATTTTGTGTGCAAAGTTACTTATTTTCTTTGAAATACCCAAAAATATAAAATAATTAAAATAAATGCAGTGAAACAACCGTTGTTTCACGGAAAATTAGTATCTTTGCAGCCTATTATCAAATTAGGAGAAGGATAGAAATGGGAAAAATAATTGCATTAGCAAATCAGAAAGGTGGCGTTGGAAAAACAACGACAACCATTAATCTGGCTGCTTCGCTGGCCACGCTGGAGAAGACTGTGCTGGTGGTGGATGCTGATCCACAGGCCAATGCGTCGAGTGGACTGGGTGTCGACCTCAAGGAGGTGGATTGCTCGCTCTACGAGTGCATCATTAACCACACAGACGTTCGTGAGGCCATCTATACCACCGATATTGAGGGACTGGACATCATTCCCAGTCATATAGACCTGGTGGGTGCCGAGATCGAGATGCTGAACCTGGATAATCGTGAGAAGGTCATCAAGCAACTGCTGGAGCCCATTCGAAATGAGTACGACTATATCCTCATCGACTGCTCGCCCTCATTGGGACTTATCACAGTAAACTCACTCACAGCTGCCGACTCGGTGATTATCCCTGTGCAGTGTGAGTACTTCGCACTGGAGGGTATCTCAAAACTCCTTAATACGATTAAGATTATCAAGACGAAACTGAATCCGAAACTTGAGATAGAGGGCTTCCTGCTCACGATGTACGATTCGCG from the Prevotella sp. E15-22 genome contains:
- a CDS encoding transporter, with protein sequence MKIIKFLKDWTLPVSMGTGALLYLVFAYVPELDEAALFFDPVMEAILPMFMFLVLFVTFCKVDFHKMRPVWWHLWVSIFNLLFVGIVMALILGLNLKAEKLVLMEALLMCIIAPCATAAAVVTQKLGGSLEQTTTFTFLSNFITVLLVPVCFPMIEKGADISFMSAFWKILYQVVVLLVVPMLLAYVVKHTMHRLHKKIVSIKDLSFYLWGCSLMIVTGTTVKNILHAEASVLLLVVIALLGLLLCVIQFAVGRFIGHFFGRTQEAGQALGQKNTAFAIWLGITYLNPLSSVGPGCYILWQNIINSVEIWQERKKNNM
- a CDS encoding PP2C family protein-serine/threonine phosphatase codes for the protein MGKHTRFLPFTLLAAVFALTFSCKEDKLAQDFTSGQADSLIFEAGVQKDYEHMVSLVDSLERVGSISVMNADRWRGTAYYRQGQYRSAEFYYKKVMDGAIETTQDSLAYVKSARRLSELLLIKGDYEGSLRVAMPAVQKLQESGYGSDIDYAILLNNIGCCQLYLGYDEEAKESFATARGHYKNRWQTDSTSRGYQEAVLGTVYTSQAYINTRHFAEAAQWIDRTDSLLTLYHEMPDARLEYFDEYRGRVYIMKAVALQGLGNLADAAKAYQSFQATDFSKTSSALIYANDYLMAAGRYKEAADNYQNLDKMLAEHGMRESLDIIQLFLLPKFRANAWALRRDSAVAVGMHLCDALDSAIVKNKSNDAAELATIYETQQKEAQIAMQQANMARQRMFSSLVALALVIISFSIIIFFRIRAAKRLKNAHRQLEEAHEKLQVAYDQLEETTAAKERIESELRIARDIQMSMVPQHAPERQGLDLHASMITAKEVGGDLYGYLLEGDSLYFCIGDVSGKGVPASLFMAQATRLFRTMASQHMMPAEIATRMNAALTENNEQGMFVTMFMGLLNLKTGKLNFCNAGHNPPLVMDSPLSAVTDRNYPFRYLEMEPNAPIGLWPELEFVGEEIENLKGRPMVFYTDGLTEAENKQQEQFGEERLQDLLCHNVLTSARDVDAFLKREVEKFRDGAEINDDMTLLCMLIE
- the lpxB gene encoding lipid-A-disaccharide synthase, which codes for MKYYLIAGEASGDLHASRLMRALKEQDPEAEFRFYGGDQMLAAGGTMVKHYRELAYMGFVPVLLHLPTILRNMRQAKHDIVTWQPNVVILVDYPGFNLDIAKYVKANTQIPVYYYISPKIWAWKEYRIKNIKRDVDELFSILPFEVDFFEGKHHYPIHYVGNPTADEIKEFLKEKDKKEEPRGEKPIIALLAGSRRQEIKDNLPTMIRAARKFEKNYELVLAGAPGIDEEYYNQFIGGTGVRLVKNQTFDLLSKSHAALVTSGTATLETALFGVPQVVCYETPLPQLIGWLRKKILKVKYVSLVNLIADSEVVPELVADTFSQQNIETNLEAILSGSERERMLAGYQEVWARLGKENAPKNAAKIMIELLSKTI
- the surE gene encoding 5'/3'-nucleotidase SurE, producing the protein MTERPLILISNDDGFQAKGIRCLVDMLRDIADIIVCAPDSARSGFSCAFSATTPLRLTLQKKSEGIEIWSCNGTPVDCVKMALANICQRMPQMVIGGINHGDNASVNTHYSGTMGVTLEGCLKFIPSVAYSLCDNHDDADFEPLRPYIRKFTEKVLNEGLPKGICLNINFPKGTSYKGVKMCRMAIGSWNNETTLCHHPRGYDYWWMVGHYRNEEPEQQDTDRWALDNGYVAITPTQIDVTAYEFLKQKEDWEQ
- a CDS encoding ParA family protein translates to MGKIIALANQKGGVGKTTTTINLAASLATLEKTVLVVDADPQANASSGLGVDLKEVDCSLYECIINHTDVREAIYTTDIEGLDIIPSHIDLVGAEIEMLNLDNREKVIKQLLEPIRNEYDYILIDCSPSLGLITVNSLTAADSVIIPVQCEYFALEGISKLLNTIKIIKTKLNPKLEIEGFLLTMYDSRLRLANQIYDEVKRHFQELVFKTVIQRNVKLSESPSHGLPVILYDADSTGSKNHLALAKEIISKTK